Within the Sulfurospirillum barnesii SES-3 genome, the region GTACGGTGTTGTGGCACTTTTTATCCCAAATGCCCTTGTTACAGGAGGCACGAGCGGTATGGCGCTTCTCATGCACTACATTTTTCACTACCCAGTCGGTGTGATGATGATGGCGATTAACGCACCGCTACTTCTTTTAGGAACGAAGTTTTTTGGCAAGCATTTTACCGTTCGAAGTATTGTTGCCATTGGGTTTACCTCCGTGTGTATTGATGGCATGCGTGCGTGGATGAACGTGCTACCTCTTAGCCACGATGTGATTTTAGCTTCTATTTTTGGTGGTATTTCTGTGGGCATTGGGCTGGGATTTATCTTAAGCGCACATGCTTCTGCGGGTGGCTCGACCATCATCGCCAAAATTGTCGCCTCAAAAACAAGCATCAAAGCCTCAACGGTGATGCTTGTTATTGATATGCTCATAGTGATCGCCATTGCGCTTATCTCTAAAAATGTGGATTTAGCACTGTGGAGTTTGGTGAGTATCTACATCTCCGCTAAAAGCATTGATATGTTCCTCACGAGGGGACCTTCCAAAAAAGTGGTGCACATTGTCTCAAGCCAAATCGAGGCATTGTGCGAGACCATTGTGCATCATTTAGGACCGTATGGCACCATCGTGCAAGGCAGTGGCATTTTTGAACACGAAGAAAAACGTATGATATTTTTAGTCGTCGAAAACAGCCGTATCCCTAGACTTAAAGAACTCATTCAAAGCGTGGATGATGAAGCGTTTATGGTGGTAATGGAAGCTTCCGAACTTTTAGGAAGAGGGCATTAAAAATGGAAGAAAAAGCTTTACATGTAACGCTTTTTCTTCCAGTAAAACCACAAAATTTCGCCCTTATTCGCCTTATGTTATAATAAACAAAAACAGGTTGCACGCGATGAAAAAACAGCCTCCGCTTCTTGTCTCGCAAAGCTCTGAGGGGTTTCATATTGCTTTGGGTGGGCATTGGGTTAAAGAGTCAGTTGTGGTGCTTGAGAAGGCATTTGCAACCCTTACATGTAACCCTCAGTCCACGTATATTTTTAATGCAAGCCGTATTGAGACGTTTGATACGCATGGTATTTTGCTGTTGTTGTATCGGATTCAAGAACTCGAAAAAAAGCATTGTGTGGTTCGTATTGAAGGGACAAACCCCTCTTTTGAAGAACTGTTAAATGTCTGCAAGGAGCATTATCCTCATGAAATCCCCCCTCAAAAAAAAGAGCTAGCCTTATTTACTTTTTTAGAAAATGTGGGGAAAGAAATGGTAGCAGGGTATAAAACACTTGCCTCTTTTTTCTCTTTTACAGGAGAGCTTTCTCATGCAATAAGTGCACTTTTCTTGAAACCTGCCAATATTCGCCTTAAAGCGACACTGTATCATATTGAACAAAGTGGTGCAGGGGCGATTCCTATTATTTTATTGACATCCTTTTTAATTGGCATTGTCATTGCCTATCAGGGGGCAGCACAGCTTGAAAAGTTTGGAGCAAATATTTTTATTGTCGAGATGATTACGATTTCAGCGGTGCGAGAACTTGCTCCCTTGCTTACTGCCATTGTGGTAGCGGGACGAAGTGCCTCTTCGTACACGGCGCAAATTGGGGTGATGAAACTCACCGATGAAATTGATGCGATGAGTTCTATGGGCTTTTCTCCATGGAATTTTTTGGTACTTCCTCGTTTGTTCGCGCTCATTATTTCGCTTCCTTTGTTAGTCTTTTTTGCCGATGTTGTCTCCATTTTTGGGGGTATGGTCATTGCTTCAACACGTTTGGATGTGAGTTTTGTAGAGTTTATAGACCGTATTCAAGAGACGGTTGCGTTAAAGCATCTGATGATTGGTTTGATAAAAGCGCCTATTTTTGGGTGTATTATTGCTACTATTGGGTGTTTTAGGGGATTTCAAATTGATAGTAACACAGAGAGTGTTGGAAAATACACGACGATTAGTGTTGTAAATGCTATTTTTTGGGTCATTGCGATGGATGCCATTATCTCTGTTATTTTAACGGAGCTTAAATTATGAAACAAAATAATGTTATTGAAGCTAAAGGTATCATAACACGTTTTGGAAAGCATACCATTCACGATGGTGTCAGTTTTTCGATTGCTAAAGGGGAGATTTTTGGGCTTTTAGGCGGAAGTGGAAGTGGCAAAACCACGCTATTAAGAGAGATGATATTGCTTCAAAAAGTTCATGGTGGGTCGATGCACGTTTTAGGGTGTGATGTGGCAAATGTGTCCCAACAAATGGCGCAAGATTTGCGCAAACAATGGGGTGTACTGTTTCAATTTGGTGCACTGTTTACCTCGTTGACAATCTTAGAAAATGTCAGCATCGCAATGAAAGAGTACACCAACCTACCTGCATGGCTTATTGAGAAGTCTGCACTGATGAAACTCTCTATGGTAGGGCTTCCCTCAAAAGTTGCCACGATGTACCCCTCGGAGCTCAGCGGTGGTATGAAAAAAAGAGCCGCATTGGCAAGAGCCCTTGCCCTAGATCCAAAACTCCTTTTTTTGGATGAGCCAACCTCGGGGCTTGATCCGCAAAGTGCCCGTGCCTTTGATGCATTG harbors:
- a CDS encoding YitT family protein → MHLSTEFKNYGFIGVGSLFLAYGVVALFIPNALVTGGTSGMALLMHYIFHYPVGVMMMAINAPLLLLGTKFFGKHFTVRSIVAIGFTSVCIDGMRAWMNVLPLSHDVILASIFGGISVGIGLGFILSAHASAGGSTIIAKIVASKTSIKASTVMLVIDMLIVIAIALISKNVDLALWSLVSIYISAKSIDMFLTRGPSKKVVHIVSSQIEALCETIVHHLGPYGTIVQGSGIFEHEEKRMIFLVVENSRIPRLKELIQSVDDEAFMVVMEASELLGRGH
- a CDS encoding MlaE family ABC transporter permease — its product is MKKQPPLLVSQSSEGFHIALGGHWVKESVVVLEKAFATLTCNPQSTYIFNASRIETFDTHGILLLLYRIQELEKKHCVVRIEGTNPSFEELLNVCKEHYPHEIPPQKKELALFTFLENVGKEMVAGYKTLASFFSFTGELSHAISALFLKPANIRLKATLYHIEQSGAGAIPIILLTSFLIGIVIAYQGAAQLEKFGANIFIVEMITISAVRELAPLLTAIVVAGRSASSYTAQIGVMKLTDEIDAMSSMGFSPWNFLVLPRLFALIISLPLLVFFADVVSIFGGMVIASTRLDVSFVEFIDRIQETVALKHLMIGLIKAPIFGCIIATIGCFRGFQIDSNTESVGKYTTISVVNAIFWVIAMDAIISVILTELKL
- a CDS encoding ABC transporter ATP-binding protein, giving the protein MKQNNVIEAKGIITRFGKHTIHDGVSFSIAKGEIFGLLGGSGSGKTTLLREMILLQKVHGGSMHVLGCDVANVSQQMAQDLRKQWGVLFQFGALFTSLTILENVSIAMKEYTNLPAWLIEKSALMKLSMVGLPSKVATMYPSELSGGMKKRAALARALALDPKLLFLDEPTSGLDPQSARAFDALIQTLRDTLGISVVMVTHDKETIAQVLDRFIILGDQKVKFEGTMALLKQTSDETLKNFLS